The Fimbriimonadaceae bacterium nucleotide sequence GCACGATGGTCGTGCCGGCGCTGAAGCTGTTCAAGCTGGCGACGAGCTCACCGACCTGCACGTCGCGCCGCGTGACGATCCCAGTGATCGGGGAGAGGATGCGGGTCTCGCCAAGCTGACGCTGGCCGTCGCGAAGCACGCTCCGAAGTTGGTCGATCTGGGCCGCCTGTTGCTGGCGTCCTGCGATCAGGGCCTCAATGTCTCGCAGTTGCGTCTCCGCGTCGCGCACGTCCTGTCGCGCCTGCAAGTACTGCTCCCGCTTCACAGAATCTTGGACTCGGTTGATCTGGCTGGATTGGAGGCTGGCCTCGGCCTGTCGCACGCGCTCTTCGGCTTGCTGCCGCGCCAGGCGCTGCCCCTCGGCCAAGCGAGAGAGGTTCTCCTGGGCGTCGCGAAGAGCGGTCGTGGCGAGCGAGACTTGGAGCTCGGCGTTCTCCAGTTCCCGACGGGCGACGAAGCCGCGGTCCATCAGGTTCTTCTGCCGCGTCGCCTCGCTCTTTGCGTTCTCGAGGCGCGACTCTGCGTTGCGGACCGCGACCTCCGCGGCCGTCCGTTCGTTCGGCTGGGTGACGGTGGTCAATTGCTGCAGCGCTTCCCGGGCCGAACGCAGGTTCGACTCGGCCGTCGTGATCGAAGCCGCGGTCAAGGCGGGCTGGGCGCCCATTTCCATCTCAAGCTGCTTCAGTCGGGACTGGGCTTTTGCCAAGGCGGTCCTGGCCGTGACTCGCCGCTGCGCGATCTCGACCTCGGTGCGCCTTGCCCCGGCCTCGGCCCCACGCACCTGGGCGGCGTTCTGATCCACCTGCAGCTGGGTCTCTTGGGGGTCGATCTCGGCGATGAGGTCGCCTTTGGCGACCATTTGGCCCTCCTGGACGAGAAGCCGCGCGATGCGCCCGCTCACCCGGCTCTTCACCTCGACGTTGGTCACGGCTTCGAGGGTGCCTGTGTCGACGACCTGGACGAGCACGTCGCCCTTATCGACCTTGATCTCGTGCTTCTTCGCCTCGAGCGCCGCCTGGGCCGACTTCTGGAACTGCTGGAAGGCAAAGCTTCCGACGACGACGAGGATGCCCAAAAGGACAAGAATCACAATGGCGGCGCGTTTCAAACTTCCCTTGCCTTAAGGCAGGCCATCGCGGCCCGCACTACGGTAATTTACCGACGTAGCGCCCCCCTGGTTGCGATTCAGCCGGGACGGTGCAACGTTGCTTTGACCAGATAGACTTAGGACTTGTCGAGCAGATGCGTCGTAGGAGTCGACCTCGGCGGCACCAACGTGCGCGCCCAAGCGATTGACCAGGCTGGCCGGGCCATGGGCGAGCGGGTCGAGATCCCCTCCCGAGCGCAAGCCGGGGTCGAAGAAACGGTCGCGGCCACCGCGGAAGCGATCCGTGCCGCCGTCGGCAACGCGGCCGGGCCGGTCGAAGCAGTCGGCGTCGCGGTTCCCGGCTTCATTGACGCGGGCGAGGGGGTCGTGCGCTGGGCCCCGAACTTCGGCAAGGCCCACGAGGGCGTGTTCCACTATTGGACGGACGTGCCCTTCGGCCGCCTCCTCCATGAGATCCTCGGCCTCCCCGTGACGCTGGGCAACGACGCGAACTGCGCGGCGCTCGGAGAATATTCCTATGGCTCGGGCAAGGGCGAGGCCAATTGCCTCGTCCTTGTGACTGTGGGCACAGGCATTGGCGGCGGCGTCGTCCTGGGGAGGCGCGCGACCCAAGGCGGCGTGGGCCCCGCGCTGCTCTTGGGCGGGAACCAGGGGGGCGCCGAACTCGGCCACATCGTCATCCGCCAGAACGGGCTGGACTGCAATTCGGGCGCTTATGGGTCGCTGGAGGCCTACTGCCAGCGAGACGCCATCGTCCGCCGGGCCCAGCACCGCTTGCGGCGGGGTCGCACTTCGCTGGTCCGCGAGATGGTCGCGGACATCGCCGACGTGACGCCGAGACACCTGGCCGAAGCCGCCCACAAGGGCGACGAAATGGCGCTCGAGGTGTGGTCCGAGGTGGGCGCCGCCCTGGGGGCCGGGCTCGGATCCTTGATCAACATCTTCGCGCCGGACGTGCTGGCGGTCGGCGGCCAGATCGGCAAGGTCGGCGCCCCGCTTCTCTTACCCGCGATCGCGGAGGCCCGTAACACCGCGATCCCGGCGCTCTTCGCCGATTGCCGCATTCTCACCGCCGAGCAGATCGACGACGCCGGGCTGCTCGGCGCGGCCGCCCTGGCCTTGGCGGCCTTGCCGCAGTGATCCAGCCCCCCGCTTCGTCTGAAGCTGCAGTGGCGGACATTCGTGACGAGATAGAAGCGAAGGAGGCTGAGTTCCTTGGCCCCTTCGGCCAACAGGCCGCGGCTTCGCAGGGGCGAGAGCGGCCCGAACCGCCCGACCCTGTCCGAACTGCCTTCATGGTGGACCGGGACAGGGTCCTCCACTCCAAACCGTTCCGCCGGCTGAAGCACAAGACCCAGGTGTTCGTCGCCCCAGCCGGCGACCACTTCCGGACCCGGCTGACCCACACCCTGGAAGTCGCCCAGATCGCGCGCACCGTCAGTCGTGCGCTCCGCCTGAACGAGGACCTGACCGAAGCGATCGCGCTTGCCCACGACCTGGGGCACACCCCCTTCGGCCACGCCGGTGAAGAGGCCTTGCACACCGCGCTGCTCCAAGCGGGGCATACAGAGGGGTTCCGCCACAGCGCCCAGAGCCTGCGCGTCGTGGAAGTTCTCACGCCCCTGAACCTCACCTGGGAGACGCGCCAAGGGATCGCCGGGCACAGCAAGGGCGCGGCCGACCTCACGGACCTTGACGGCGAACCGACCAGCACGTTAGAAGCCGCGGTCGTCAGGGTCAGCGACCGCATCGCCTACCTCGCCCACGACCTGGACGACGCCGTTCGGTCTGGCATCGTCCAGACCGTTCCGAAGTCCCTCGCCGCACTCGGCGAGACGCATGGGGAAAGGGTCGGCAGGCTGGTCGGAGACGTCATCGAGCATAGCCGCGAGAGTCCTGCCGTCCGGTTCTCCCCGCCCGTGCTGACCCTCGCGAACGAGCTCAAGACTTGGCTCTTCGAGAACGTCTACCTTCGCTATACCGACCTAGACCCTGACATCGTCAAAGCGCAAAACGTCGTGCGGGCGCTCTTCGACCACTATCAAAAGCCCGACACCTTGCCGCCTGGGTTCGACGGCGTGCAAGGCGCGGTCGACTACGTGAGCGGCATGACGGACCGGTTCGCCATCGCCGACTTCCAGCGGCTCTTCGTGCCGACCGGGCTGAGCCAGAGGCTCGACCGGCTCGCCTAGCGCCGGGGCGTCAGTTGCACTTGCAAGGTCGTGTACCCGTCGATCTCGAAGTGTTCGATCCGGACCACGCTTCCCTGCCGCAGGGTGACGACCTTCGTGAACGTGGTCGGCCCCTGATAGTGCCACTCGTCGATGACGCCCCGGCCGTCGACATAGAGGCGCACGCCGTCATCGGACGTCACGCTCAGGTCGAAGCTCCCGCTGAGGCCGCGAGTCTTTGTCTCGGCGACGGTCAGGAAGTGGTCCGCGGGGACGCCCTTCGCCGGGCTCCCGGAGGTCGCGAAGTCCAGGGCGGGACGCTTTTCTCTCAGCACCGGCTCGCCCTGCGCGACTGCATCTAGGTTTGGCGGGGTCTTCGGGTCGGGGCCGAGCTGCTGCCACTTCCAGAACGCGACGTCCCAGGCGAGTTCGATGCGGCGGTCTTCCCAAACGAAGGCGACCGACTTGCCCGCAGGCGTCATGATGCCCCTTGCGTCGACCGTCTTCCCACCCGCATATTCCAGCTCTATGCGGCGGTCGATCACGCCGCTGGACCGGTCCGGGGTGAACCGAAGCGTGCCGGGCACCGTGCCCGATTGCTTCTCGAGCTTTCCGCCTCGGACGGACTTGACGCGCCACCTGCCCTTAGGGCCGAGCACGTCGAAAGTGAGGCTGTCGCCCTTCTCCCAATGTCGGTGGCGAAGCAACGGTCTGCGGAAGTCGTAAGGGCCCCATTCGTCGACGATGATGTACTTGCGGCCACGCAGGGCGCCCCGAGGCAACATCGCGTCCTGACCGCCGATCAGGGGCGCCTGTCTCATTCCGAGCAAGCGTTGGAGAGGCTCTCCGCGCATGAGATCGAAGTTGTTCACGGGCATCTCCGTGGGGCTCCAGGAGTCGTACCTCCAACGAGAAACGATCTCATCGGCGCTAGGATCGCTCACCATCCTGTCGTCAACCGGGTAGGGATCGGGCTTGTAACCTGGTAGCTTGTCCGTCAGGAAAATCCCCCGGGGGCGGACATTGGAACTCTGGACGAAGTTTTCGACGTCCCTTGCGACCGGCTCGGCTTCGTCAGCCATCACGTTATTGCTGAACTCAATGTTCTTCCCGCGCTCAAGCAGGGCGACTCGCCCGGCCGGTGGTGCGAAGAAGTTATCCGTGATCTTTGTGCCGATGTTCCTGGTGTCACGGAACTTGGGATAGCCCCAGTTCGGGTCGGGCGCGGTCGGGTTTGACCACAGGCGGATGTCGGTCCGATTCTTGGCAAACGTGTTGTGGAAGATGTCGTTGAACTGCCCGTGCTCGATCGCGACCCCGGACCCGTTTAAGGCGATGACGTTCCCGGCGATGAGCGTGTCATAGCTGTAGCCGCCCCAGACCCCGTTGCCACACTCGACCAAGAGGTTGTTGACGAACTTGTTACGGCTGAAGGTGGCCTCGATGCCGTTGGCGGGCGAGTGGCTGAAATCGTTTCCATAGACGACGTTGTCGTTGCAGCCGCCTTCCCCCGTGTCCATGGTCGTTTGTCCCGCCCAAAGGAAGAATCCGTCTCCGCCATGAGTCGCTGAGTTAAAGGCGAATAGGTTAGAGTTGGACTGTTCGTACACCAAGAACCCGGTGGAATCCTGCCCTCGGGAATAGACGCCGTGGGAATAGCCCCGCACGCACCAGTCCAGCTTGTTATGGACAATCTTGTTTTCTGAAGACATGTACAAACCGATGCCGACGGCGCTATTGAATGAGAAGTCGTTGTTGACGACCAAGCCGTTGTTGCAGTTCGTCATCATGAGGGCGCAACTGCCGCCCGTCACGGTCACTCCCCGCACCTTGAAGCCGTCGCAACCCCTCAGGTAGATCGCTGCCCCATAGCGCAGCCACTCGTCCGCCTCGTTGTGGTGGTAGCTCATCCAGTCTTCGAGGTCTTCTCGCTCCACCGTGCTCTTCAAGCGTTGCCGCCAGTTGTAGGAGAAGTCGCTGTCGAGGATCTTCAGGCCGCGCGCATCTTGCGCGTAAAGTCCAATTTTGTAGCCATGGACTTTCACATTCCGGAGGGTGATGTTCCGGCCCTGGACGCGGATCGCCGTTCCTGACCGCTCGTCGGGGGCGACAGTCGCTTTGGTCCCCCTCAGGGTCGCACCTTGGAAGTCAACCTCGATGTCGTCGCCCTTGATCGTGACCACGCCCTGCTTGCCGGAGGAATCGGGACTGGGCAGCAAATAGTCGGCCGTTTGCACCCGGCAAGACTTTGTCAGAACCATGCCTGGCCGAAGCTTGATCTCGGGTGCGCTGGCCATAAGGGCGAATGCGATCGCCGCAGTCATGCCACATTCTAATCCAACCTGCCGGAACCGCCGCATCTAAACCACAATCTTTGCCTTGGACCTCGCGGCAAGCGATTTCACGACCGCCCTCTCCTTCCCGGGGGAGGAGGGGCTCTATACGGGCATCGGCGGCCAGAAGGTCGTCGCGGATTGCGACGGGCCCGGCCTCTACAAGCTCTGCGGCCCGGTCGTGGTGGAGGCGGACGGGGCGCAAGAATGCCCGCTGACGGGGAGGTTCGACGACTTCGTCGTCGCGAGGCGTGCCCAGCCCGGGCTGGTGACCGCGACCCTTCGCTCGCGCCCCGTGCCAAGAGACCTTTCGCCCATCCCCTTCGATGGGCGCTGGGAAGGGTGCGGTTGGGCGCTTCGCTTCGATGCCCCGACGAGGGTGGACGGCGAGGACGTGCCCCGGGGCGAGGCGGCGGGCGGCACCCCGGTCTTCCGGTCGCTGGAGGGCAAGGGCCTCGTCGCCCCGCTCCCGGGCCTCACATGCGCCCTGGTCCAGACGCTCGACCTAGCCGACCCCATGAGTCTCGAAGCCTGCGGCTGGACCGCCCAGAACGCCAGCCAAGTCCAGATCCTGGCGTCTGAGACAGCCGGGGGAGGCCCCCTCGCGCGCGCCGTCCAATGCCACTTAAACCGGGCGGTCTGGAGCGTTCCCGTCCCGACCGGATGCCTTGGACTGAGGCTTCGGCGACTTTACGACCGCTTCCACGGCCGCCAACGGGCCCGCATCATGGTCGATGGCGCCTTCGCCCGATGGTGGTACGACCCAGCGGAGGATCGAAACCGCCGATGGGGGTGGAGCGAGACGGGGGTCGACGCCGATGCCCTTTGGGGCAAGGGCGAGGTCGCCCTCACCATCGACCCTCCCGCGGGCACCGCTCTCTGGAGCTGGTCGAAGTACGAGGTTTTCGCACTCTGCCCCGCCCCTTAGATTCGGAGGCCGCACTTGAACGCGGGGGCTGATAGGGGAAAGCCGGCCTCTTGTGGAATGACCTGGTTGAGGATTCTATGCTTGGGCTGGTCGGCTACTCAATGTCCTGCTTCGCGATTGCGGTGCTCCTGACCGTCATCGTCCACTTCTTCCGCCCGATCCGGCAGAACGACAGCTTCCCGGCTTGGAAATGGATCTTGGGCTTCGTGATCGCGGTCGGCGCGATCCCCTATGGCTACACAGAGATCCTCACCAAGATGAAGGGGGACGGCATGGTCGAGCCTATCAAGGTGGCGCTTGGCGACGCAGGCGTGGACGGCGATCTGCTCTATTACCGGATCCGGTACACCGACGATCAACGGGCTTCGGTGATCGCGGTCGCCGAGGACAAGAACGTGTTCGGCACCTATGAAAGCGCGGTGTTCTACGTCGACCTCGAAAAGACCAAGGGCTCCTGGGAGCCGACGTCGTACGAGGTGGTCAACTCCTACCAGCGACAGAAGGACGCCACCACTTTCCCGCCCTACTGGTAAATTGCCGCAGTGACGCTTCGCGAGGTTTTGCACGCCCATGTGCCGACCTTGACCGACCAAAGCACCGTGCGCGACGCCGTCGATAAGATGGACGTCTACCAGTTCCCGGCCTTGGCCGTGCTGGACCAGGACGGCTATCCCATGGCGATCCTCACGGAAGGCGACCTCTGCCGGGCCGTCGGGAGCCACAGCAGCCTCATGGCGATCGCCGCAGAGCCGGCCGTACGCTTCGCCACGCCGTCGCCGACGGTCGAATCGCCCGATACCGAAGTCTCGGACGCCCTCCACCGGATGATCAGCCAGGGCATCACCATGCTGCCCGTCGTCGAGGACGACCGGTTAAGCGGCGTGGTGCTGCGAGTCGACCTGATGCAGGCCATCCTCTTGGACGCCGAGCCTGCTGAGACACCCTGACGATTCCGGCGTAGAAACGGCGTGGTTGCCGAAGGCCAGCTTTTCCCAGACTTCGTCCTGAAAGACCAGGACGGGAACACCGTGACGCGCCAAGACATCGCAGGGGCGCACGCCGTCGTCTACTTCTATCCGAAGGACGACACGAGCGGGTGTACAAAGGAAGCCTGCGAGTTCCGCGACGCCATGCCCCAGTTCAAAGGCGTCCGCGTGATCGGGGTCTCCCCGGATAGCGAAGCCTCGCACAAGAGGTTCGCCGGCAAGTACGGTTTGAACTTCACACTCCTTGCCGACAAAGACCGCGCCCTCGCCACCGCGGCGGGGGTCTGGGTGGAAAAATCCATGTACGGCAAGAAGTACATGGGGGTCGAGCGTTCGACCTTCTTGCTGGATGCGGAAGGGAGGGTCGTCAAGGCTTGGCAGAAGGTTAAACCGGAAGGGCACGCGGCCGCTGTCCTAGCCGCGACCAAGGGCGGGCAGTAGACTCGCCCGCGCCATGAAGGGGCGGGTAACAGCACCGAGTCTGAGGAAGATGAAGGAGGCGGGCGAGCTTATCGTCTGCCTCACCGCCTATGATGAGCCGGGCGGATCGATGGCGGAAGAAGCGGGCGTCGACGTCGTCTTGGTCGGCGATTCGGCCGCCACCACCGTCCACGGTCACCCCACCACGCTTCCGATCACGCTCGAGGAGACCCTGACCCACGTGCGGGCCGTCGCGAAGGGCGTGGAGCGGGCCCTTCTCGTGGCCGACCTTCCTTTCGGCTCTTACGGGGCGGGGGTCGCGCAGGCGGTGGAAAGCGCCTGTGAGTTGGCCAAGGCCGGCGCACAGGCCGTCAAGTTCGAGGGCCCGCTGCTGGAAGAGGTGCGCGCAGTTGTGCGGATCGGCCTGCCCGTGATGGGGCACCTGGGCATGACCCCCCAATCCGTCAACGAGTTCGGCGGGCACAAAGTGCAGGGTCGGGACGGCGGCGAGGACATCCTGCGCGCGGCAAAGGAGTTGGAGGAAGCGGGCGCCTTCGCGATCGTCTTGGAACTGGTGCCGGCCGAGCTTGGGCGGCGAATCTCGCAGGAGGTCAAGGTTCCCACGATCGGCATCGGCGCGGGGCCCTGGTGCGACGGCCAGATCCAGGTGTTCCACGATGTGCTCGGCCTGGGAACGCGGAGCTTCAAGCACGCAAAGGTCTACTTGGAGGGCCGTCGGCTGATTACGGAAGCCCTCGCCAAATACGTCGCAGAAACCCGCAAAGGGGAGTTCCCCACCGAGGAGAATTCGTTCTGAGGATCTTTCGGACCGTCGCGGAGCTGCGGGAGGCGCGCGCGGGCCTGGGCGAGCTGGGACTTGTGCCGACCATGGGGGCTTTGCACGAGGGGCACATGGCGCTTGTCAACCGGTCGCGGGCCGAGTGCGCCTCGACCCTGGTCTCGATCTTTGTGAACCCGACCCAGTTCGGCCCGGGGGAGGACTTCGACGCCTATCCGCGGACGTTCGAAGAGGACCTTGCGCTCCTGGAGGAGGCGGGGGCCACCGCCGTTTTCGCACCGACCGCCGAGGACTTCTACCCCTACCAGACCACCAAAGTTTTAGTCGAAGACGTGAGCGAGGGCTTTGAAGGGTCGGCGCGACCGACGCATTTTGCGGGCGTCTCGACCGTAGTCGCAAAGCTCTTTTTGACTTCCACGCCCGACCGCGCGTATTTCGGCCTTAAGGACTTGCAACAATGCGCCGTGGTACGCCGCATGGTGCGCGACCTAGGATTTGGCTTAAAACTTTCTTTTGTCGAGACGGTTCGAGAACCTACCGGACTTGCCCTTTCGAGCCGCAACCGCTATCTTTCGCCAGAAAATCGGATCCTTGCCGCACAGATGTATATCACAATGCATGCGCTTGCCACGCGCTTAGCCGCTCAGGGGACTTTAGACTCACAAGCGGTAGTGGATGCGAAGAGTTTGCTCACGGAACGCGGTTTTGAAGTGGAATACCTTGCCGTTGTCGACCCGCTTAGCATGAAAGAACCAGCGGAATTGGCCCCCGACGCGCGCATTGTGTGCGCAGCACGATATGCCGGTGTGCGCTTGATCGATAACGTTCCGATACTAGAAAACGCACAAGAGGCTTGACCTTCTGGAATTGTTGCGCCATACTAAGGCCCCAAAGCCAAATGCCAAGGTGGGCAAGGCAGTCGGGAGTCCAAACATGGCTAAGAGTCTTGAGAAAACAAAGTCTGCCCTGAAACTTCGCACCGAGGCGAAATCGGGTGTCTTGACCCTGCGAATCGGCGTGAAGAAGCACGTCCTGCCCTTTGAAGTCCGTATGCTGAACTCGGACGAATACATCTTCGTGCACATCCCGCCGAGCGCGGAGATCATGAAGCTTACGGGCGACGGGCTCCAGGTTGTCACCAGCGATAACGAGGCTGAGGCGGCGGCGAAGTCCTTCCGCAAGAGCCGACGTCGCGGTGGCGGCCGGGGAAGCCGCTCCGCCGCCGTGCCTGAGAACGTGCAGCAGATCCTGGAGCAGATTCCCGCCGGTTACAAGATCGGCTATAATGCGGACGGCTCCGTGAAGCTCGTTAAGAGTCGACGCCGCCGCCGCAACGGCTAAGACCAAGCGATGTAGGAAGGCCGCACCGCCGGGAAGGTCGGTGCGGCTTTTTTACGCCTTGCGGTAGATTTCCCTCTCCGCCGCCTTAGCTCAGTGGTAGAGCAACCGCCTTGTAAGCGGTAGGTCGGGAGTTCGAATCTGCCAGGCGGCTCCAGCCTTTTAACCCCTAGCCTCTTTCCGGCCCGCCGCGCAGCGCTTCATAGTCCGGTTCGCGGACGACACCCCATTGGGTAAGGGCTAACGCCGACAACAGGATCAGGATGCCTGCCGCCGCCCCGATCGAGGAACGAAGGCCGAAGAGTTCCGCCGCCCATCCAAAGACGAAGATTCCTATGGGGGCGACCCCAGCGATCGCCCACATGTGCATAGAAAGCACACGGCCCCTCAGTTTCGGCGGGGCCAACAACTGGAAGAGCGTGTTTGTGGTGTTAAATTGCAGGATCGTTGCCATTCCCAAAACAAAGAAAAGCGGGAAGGCGACCCAAACCGAGTGGGCCAAAGTCAAACCCAAGAGGGCGAAACCTAAGACCACCATCGCCGCGTGCACGGTTAGAGCCTTATAGGGTAAGTGGCTTATGCTGGCGGCCAGCACGAGCCCGACAATAGCCCCGGCCCCGACAAAGCTGAAGGCTTGGCCCAGCCCTGTCTCGTCCAACCCCAAGAGGTTTCTAGCCATGGCAGGCATAAGAGAAATATAGAAGGTGCCAAAAACCGAGGCGGCAGATTCCATCAAAAAGAGCAAACGGAGCGATGGATCCTTCAGTGTAAACCTCATCCCTTCAAAAATGAGGTCGCGTATGGGCTCGGTCCGCTTGACCACGGCGCGGAGGTCGGACTTGATTAAGAATGCGGCAAAAGCAAGGGCGAAAAAGCTGACTCCATTGAAGAGGAAGCACGCGGCCGGCCCCAAGAACTTATAGATCAACGCGCCCAGGGCTGGGCCCACGACGCGGGCCAGGTTGAACGTCGAAGCCTGGGCCGGGATGGCAGAGGACAAGTCCCGCTCGTCGACCACATTGCGGACCACGGCCTGCCGGGTCGGCAGCTCGACGCAGGCCACGATGCCCGAGACCACCGAGACCACCAAGAAGTGCCAATACTGCACCTTGCCAAAAAGCAACGTGAGGCCGAGGAACAGCGGGCCCACCGCGTTCACGGCGGATGTCGCGAAAAGCAAAAGTCGACGGTCGAAGAGGTCGGACACGACCCCCGCGAAAGGCCCGAAGAACGAGATCGGCAGGGTCATGGCGAAGGACACCATCGCGAGCTGCCCCGCGTTGCCTGTCAGGTCGAAGACCAGGTAGCCCTGGGCGAGGGTCTGGACCTGCGATCCGATGAAGGAGATGAACGCCCCGAACCAGAGGATGCGGAAGTCCGGATAGCGCAAGGCCCGGAGCGCAGGAGAGCGGGCGAGCCGCTCCATCATTCCCCTGCCCTCTGACTCCATCTGTACTCAGTATGGACGTCGCCGAGGTCGGCCACTGGTACACTTTTGACCTTCTGTAAGCGCGCGTCCCCAATGATGCCTCGCCTGCGTGTCCTGCAAATCGTGTCGAGTTCGGCGACGTCAGGCGCCGAGCACCACTGCTTGGTGCTCGCCCGTCGGCTCGCGGCCCGGGGACACTCGGTCGAAGTCGTTTGCCCGCCGATCGACTGGATGCAGGAATCGCTGGCCGAGGCAAACATCCCCTGCCACCCGATGGACATGCGCGAAGGGGGCGGGCGCACCGCAATCGGCAAGGTCTCGTCGATCGTCCGCCGAGGCGGGTTCTCCCTGATCCATTCCCACCTGAGTCGCGCCACGTACCTCGGCGCCATCGCGTCCGCCTTCCACCGGGTGCCGCTCGTCTCCACCGTCCACGTTGAGACCCGCGAGCCGATCTATCGCTTCATCACCTGGGGCTCGAACCGCATCATCGCGGTGAGCAACTATATCCACGGGGTGTTGAAAGGCAGGGGCGTGCGCTCCGACGCCATCGACGTCGTCTACAACGGCACCGACTTCGCCGACCGGAACCAGGGGGACTCGACGGCGGTGCACCGCGAATTTGGTATCCCCGAGGGCCGCCGCCTGGTCGGGCTCGTGGGGCGCATAGCGCCGGAGAAGGGCCATCACATCGCCCTGGAGGCCTTTGCTAACCTGGCCCAAGAGCACACGGACACCCAGCTGATGTTCG carries:
- a CDS encoding glycosyltransferase family 4 protein, whose protein sequence is MSSSATSGAEHHCLVLARRLAARGHSVEVVCPPIDWMQESLAEANIPCHPMDMREGGGRTAIGKVSSIVRRGGFSLIHSHLSRATYLGAIASAFHRVPLVSTVHVETREPIYRFITWGSNRIIAVSNYIHGVLKGRGVRSDAIDVVYNGTDFADRNQGDSTAVHREFGIPEGRRLVGLVGRIAPEKGHHIALEAFANLAQEHTDTQLMFVGRAEGDFPGQLREEVTKLGLADRVTFTGDRSDVARLFDAMEFSILPTVMESFGLAVIECMARGRPVVASKVGALGELIEHGENGLLVEQTSEAFAHAMRQLLADPVLVDRMGRLARIRIQERFTVAQMVERIEAVYYRAARLG